From Anopheles funestus chromosome 3RL, idAnoFuneDA-416_04, whole genome shotgun sequence, a single genomic window includes:
- the LOC125768265 gene encoding uncharacterized protein LOC125768265 yields MLMDQITSHIPSENIAISHWCIPKGIELADPEFNKSQPIDLLIGAKHYYSFFPSAARVHLGPDLPSLIDSVFGWIVAGSAMLHYPANSQTIISNAVCMMSLEESMERFWKIESLVMKDGYSPEERRCEQLFQTTTTRDKDGRYIVRLPRHPDFGVRLGASKTSAKRRFELLEKRFVRNAKLKEEYHAFMKEYYELGHMRLVRDELPEPVESYYLPHHPVFKESSTTTKIRVVFDGSSKTTSGYSLNEALCVGPVVQDELLDQLLRFRTYRVALVGDIAKMYRQILLHPDDRPLVRIFFRFSTQQPVQIYELNTVTYGLAPSSFLATRALIQLADDEGDAYPRAGPALRKNFYVDDFIGGANSVEEATLLRDELAELLLKGGFELRKWTSNCPDVLRGLDESQIGTTSKMSFASHEAVKTLGISWVPQEDWLLFEGLCQPDTDIITKRSVLSTIAKMYDPLGMIAPIVIRAKMIMQEIWTYSCDWDDALPAGIVSKWKQLQQEIQSLSQYRMERYVLVPGARKIELHTFSDASTVAYGACTYVRCEEPGRVRVMLLASKSKVAPLKQLTVARLELCACVLAAHLHHRIKRAIATKIDASWFWTDSAICTAWIRAPPTTWKTFVANRVAEIQHFTSDAKWRHIAGVENPADLVSRGMEVLEFNNSMAWRHGPAWLTKSEDVWPMSNPTEPPEAIQEKKVLTAAVATCTNELFLRWSSFTRLVNVVGYCRRFIAMVPHRRRIRREGAMHSNEGNAHSSTSASPKVLSVLERAAAEDALLRLAQRESFAEELSDLQTGKQIRRQSQLRRLTPFLDKKGIIRVGGRLNLAQLPFQSKHPALLPKGHPLARLIAESYHKLLLHGGGRLLLSSIRERFWPLNGRMLVKAVVRNCIRCIRHHPTAAEQHTGQLPSGRLVPSRPFAVTGVDYAGPLYLKPAHRRAASLKAYLCVFVCFTTKAVHLELVGDLSTEGFLAALRRFTARRGVPEHIHSDNVGSSMTAIPDPELTHAHINTEQHLTKLQLLVQKFWKHWQKEYLQELQKDPRIAKNADNIQPGRMVIVVDELLPTTRWPLARVVEVHPGADGLVRVVTLRTPKGIIKRPITKICPLPISSENVGA; encoded by the exons ATGTTGATGGACCAAATAACCTCTCATATTCCTTCAGAGAACATAGCTATTAGCCACTGGTGTATCCCGAAAGGAATTGAGCTAGCTGATCCGGAATTTAATAAATCACAGCCAATCGATTTATTAATAGGCGCGAAGCACTATTATTCGTTTTTCCCTAGTGCTGCACGAGTGCACTTGGGTCCTGACCTTCCATCATTGATTGACAGCGTGTTTGGCTGGATTGTAGCGGGTTCGGCAATGTTGCATTACCCTGCTAATTCGCAGACAATTATTTCCAACGCTGTTTGCATGATGTCACTGGAAGAAAGCATGGAACggttttggaaaatcgaatcTTTGGTAATGAAAGATGGATACTCGCCCGAAGAACGCAGATGTGAACAGCTATTTCAGACAACCACGACGAGAGATAAGGATGGTCGGTACATCGTCCGTTTGCCGCGTCATCCTGACTTTGGGGTACGATTAGGTGCATCCAAAACAAGTGCAAAACGTCGATTCGAGCTGTTGGAGAAACGTTTCGTTAGAAATGCCAAACTGAAGGAAGAGTATCACGCATTTATGAAGGAGTACTACGAGTTGGGGCATATGCGTTTGGTCCGCGATGAGCTGCCGGAGCCAGTTGAGTCGTACTATCTGCCCCACCATCCCGTGTTCAAAGAGTCGAGCACTACAACGAAAATCAGAGTCGTGTTTGACGGCTCTTCGAAAACTACAAGCGGTTATTCCCTTAATGAGGCTCTCTGTGTGGGACCAGTGGTGCAGGACGAGCTGCTTGATCAACTTTTGCGTTTTCGCACCTACAGAGTGGCTTTGGTAGGCGACATAGCAAAGATGTACCGGCAGATATTGCTTCATCCTGATGATCGTCCATTAGTGcgaattttctttcgattttcgACGCAGCAACCAGTCCAGATTTATGAGCTGAATACGGTTACCTATGGACTGGCACCATCATCGTTCCTTGCTACGCGTGCTCTAATTCAGCTAGCGGATGATGAGGGTGACGCATACCCACGAGCGGGTCCGGCTTTGCGAAAGAACTTCTACGTAGACGATTTCATCGGAGGAGCGAACTCGGTAGAAGAGGCTACGTTGCTACGAGATGAGTTAGCTGAGTTGCTACTTAAAGGCGGATTTGAGCTACGCAAATGGACCTCTAATTGTCCTGATGTTCTGCGCGGACTCGATGAGTCGCAAATTGGAACAACTTCCAAGATGAGCTTCGCTTCCCATGAAGCCGTGAAGACACTTGGGATCAGTTGGGTTCCACAAGAAGATTGGTTGCTATTTGAAGGATTGTGTCAACCAGATACCGATATCATCACAAAGCGATCTGTACTTTCCACCATCGCTAAAATGTATGATCCGCTGGGAATGATAGCTCCGATAGTCATTCGGGCAAAGATGATAATGCAGGAAATATGGACGTACTCGTGTGATTGGGATGATGCCCTGCCAGCAGGCATCGTTAGTAAGTGGAAGCAGCTTCAACAGGAGATCCAATCCCTTTCACAGTACCGTATGGAAAGATACGTATTGGTTCCCGGCGCACGTAAGATTGAGCTGCACACCTTTTCCGATGCTTCAACAGTAGCTTATGGTGCATGCACGTATGTACGGTGTGAAGAGCCGGGACGAGTTCGGGTGATGCTTCTAGCATCTAAGAGTAAGGTAGCACCCTTAAAGCAACTAACGGTTGCCAGACTAGAGTTATGTGCCTGCGTCCTTGCAGCACATTTGCACCATCGAATAAAAAGGGCAATCGCTACGAAAATTGATGCGTCATGGTTTTGGACCGATTCAGCTATCTGCACGGCGTGGATTAGGGCGCCTCCAACCACGTGGAAAACGTTTGTCGCCAACCGTGTGGCTGAGATACAGCATTTTACGAGTGACGCAAAGTGGCGACACATAGCTGGAGTCGAAAATCCCGCTGATCTGGTGTCGCGCGGGATGGAAGTGTTGGAATTCAACAACAGCATGGCATGGAGACATGGGCCAGCATGGTTGACGAAATCAGAGGATGTTTGGCCTATGTCTAATCCAACGGAGCCTCCTGAGGCAATTCAAGAGAAGAAAGTCTTAACAGCCGCCGTTGCGACGTGTACCAACGAGCTGTTCCTGCGTTGGTCATCATTTACTCGCCTGGTAAATGTCGTAGGTTATTGTCGACGTTTCATTGCCATGGTGCCACATCGGCGGCGCATAAGACGTGAAGGAGCCATGCATTCCAACGAAGGCAATGCGCATTCCAGTACTTCCGCATCTCCGAAGGTGCTGAGCGTTCTTGagcgagcagcagcagaagacgCGTTATTAAGGCTTGCTCAGCGTGAGTCTTTCGCGGAAGAGTTGAGTGATCTGCAAACGGGGAAACAAATTAGAAGGCAGTCACAGTTACGTCGACTTACCCCATTTTTGGACAAAAAGGGTATCATCAGAGTTGGTGGCCGATTGAACTTGGCGCAGCTACCCTTTCAGTCGAAGCATCCCGCGTTGCTGCCAAAGGGCCACCCACTGGCTCGATTAATCGCAGAGAGCTACCACAAGTTGCTGCTACATGGTGGAGGACGTTTGTTGCTGTCATCCATAAGGGAAAGATTTTGGCCCTTGAACGGAAGAATGTTGGTGAAAGCCGTGGTGAGGAATTGCATCCGATGTATTCGTCATCATCCTACGGCAGCAGAGCAGCATACTGGTCAACTGCCCTCTGGTAGATTAGTCCCGAGTCGTCCGTTTGCGGTCACAGGAGTGGATTACGCAGGCCCATTGTATCTAAAGCCTGCGCATCGGCGGGCTGCATCGCTGAAGGCATAtttgtgtgtctttgtgtgtTTCACAACCAAGGCGGTTCATCTAGAGCTAGTGGGTGATCTTTCAACCGAAGGGTTTCTCGCTGCTCTACGGAGATTTACGGCGAGGAGAGGTGTTCCGGAGCACATCCATTCGGACAACG TAGGTTCATCGATGACGGCGATACCAGATCCGGAActaacgcacgcacacataaacacCGAACAGCACTTGACCAAACTTCAACTACTGGTTCAGAAGTTTTGGAAACACTGGCAGAAGGAATACTTACAAGAACTGCAGAAGGACCCACGCATCGCTAAGAACGCGGATAACATTCAACCGGGGCGAATGGTTATCGTAGTGGACGAGCTGCTGCCAACTACTCGCTGGCCGCTTGCACGAGTCGTAGAGGTTCACCCCGGCGCGGATGGATTAGTACGCGTAGTCACGTTGCGAACACCTAAGGGAATTATAAAACGTCCGATCACGAAGATCTGTCCCTTACCAATATCCAGTGAAAATGTAGGAGCATAA